CAAGGCGATGCGCTTGGCTTGCAGGAATTCCTGCAGCAGGGTCTTGGCATCCTTGCCCAGCGTGCTCGGATCGACCGTGTCGAGCAAGGGGATATAGAAAGCGCGGATCGCCTCGCGCGCAGCCTCGAAGCCGCTGTCGAGGAAGATCGCGCCCAGCAGTGCTTCGAGCGTATCGGCCAGGATCGACGGACGGCGAAAGCCTCCCGACTTGAGTTCGCCCTCGCCCAGGCGCAAGAATTGCGACAGGTCGAGTTTCTGGGCGATCTCGAACAGCGACTGCTGCTTGACCAGGTTGGCGCGCAGGCGCGACAGGTCGCCTTCGTCCAGCCCTTGGTAGCGTTCGTACAGGATCGAGGCCACCACGCAGTTCAGGATCGAATCGCCCAGGAATTCCAGGCGCTCGTTATGCAGCGCGCTATGGCTACGGTGGGTCAGGGCTTGCTGGAGCAGGCCCG
Above is a genomic segment from Massilia sp. H6 containing:
- the rnc gene encoding ribonuclease III, with product MNLQLLQTRLGYTFRDAGLLQQALTHRSHSALHNERLEFLGDSILNCVVASILYERYQGLDEGDLSRLRANLVKQQSLFEIAQKLDLSQFLRLGEGELKSGGFRRPSILADTLEALLGAIFLDSGFEAAREAIRAFYIPLLDTVDPSTLGKDAKTLLQEFLQAKRIALPTYNVIATHGAAHSQEFEVECLVPKLNVQVFGRGGSRRAGEQAAARLALEGAQAALARSPSARKAKPRAAQLKLAGIATIQTDAPAPPEQPGTTSA